The Geotrypetes seraphini chromosome 6, aGeoSer1.1, whole genome shotgun sequence genome includes a window with the following:
- the LOC117362878 gene encoding gap junction beta-2 protein-like encodes MDWGTLYEVVGGVNRHSTSIGKIWLSVLFIFRILILVVAAESVWGDEQSDFTCNTLQPGCKNVCYDHYFPVSHIRLWSLQLIFVATPALLVAMHVAYKRHEEKRKLLKRKNGCPDDKDLEELRARKIPIRGSLWWTYTTSIFFRLLFEAVFMYTFAFLYTGFQMPRLVKCDAWPCPNIVDCFISRPTEKTVFTLFMVAVSGICMVLNVTELCFLIVKACSRRSRKYGKQHANYANKGKEQEQNEINELYSDSCQNTISGSKLK; translated from the coding sequence ATGGATTGGGGAACGCTGTACGAGGTGGTAGGAGGTGTTAACAGGCATTCCACCAGCATTGGCAAGATTTGGCTCTCGGTTCTCTTCATTTTCCGCATCCTTATCCTTGTGGTGGCTGCAGAGAGCGTCTGGGGCGACGAGCAGTCCGATTTCACCTGCAATACTTTACAACCTGGGTGTAAGAACGTTTGTTACGATCATTACTTCCCAGTTTCTCACATCAGGCTCTGGAGCCTGCAGCTCATCTTCGTGGCTACACCTGCTCTGCTTGTGGCCATGCACGTGGCCTACAAAAGGCACGAAGAGAAAAGGAAGCTTCTGAAGAGAAAAAATGGATGCCCCGATGATAAAGATTTAGAAGAATTACGAGCCCGAAAAATACCCATCCGAGGAAGTTTATGGTGGACATACACAACTAGTATCTTCTTCAGACTTCTTTTTGAAGCCGTTTTCATGTACACGTTTGCTTTCTTGTACACGGGTTTCCAAATGCCTCGTCTGGTGAAATGTGATGCATGGCCATGCCCCAATATTGTGGATTGCTTTATTTCTCGACCCACAGAAAAGACGGTGTTTACTCTGTTCATGGTTGCTGTGTCTGGTATTTGTATGGTGCTAAATGTGACTGAATTGTGTTTTTTGATTGTAAAAGCCTGCTCTAGAAGGTCTAGAAAATATGGAAAACAGCATGCCAACTATGCAAACAAAGGCAAAGAGCAAGAACAAAATGAGATCAATGAACTCTACTCTGATAGTTGCCAGAACACCATCTCTGGctctaaattaaaataa